Within the Mixophyes fleayi isolate aMixFle1 chromosome 5, aMixFle1.hap1, whole genome shotgun sequence genome, the region ctaaaaatagtAGAAATTTTCACAATACGTATACTGTGCCACATATATGGTGCAACATTAAATGGCAAATAAAAGTAGGTTAATCATATCTAGCACCCGATCttatatgctgagccatatctggtgcccagTATGGGGCTCATTCAGACTTGGAGGTACGtttattttttgcataatataattatttacgtAGTACACATGCACCCCAAAAGTACATAGACATAGATCCATATTTAGTTCCAAACaatatatatcatcatatatTAAGGACTCATTTGAACAGTTCTAGTAGTGATTAAATTAGGCTGGTGTCACACTAACATTGCTGAACTGTTCTGTTTTTCTATGTACTTAGACCTGGTTTCATTCAAACAGGGGTCTCCAGTAAGTGGTGTTGATATGTAGTATATTTAACCACTGGAGTATTCCTTCCTCTTTTCCTCAAGTGGGCTTGCCTCTCTCCCACGTAGATGAcaaatagccccccccccccccccctccaatctgAATTCCCACCATTACCCCCAGCAGGTGTTTCAGTGCAGACCATACAAAATCGGTGCTGTCTGCACTGAGGTCAATCGCTCAACAATGTTTTCCTTTCTCTTTGATTAATCTTTCAGCAGCCTTTCTACAGCACCAGGGAGACCCTGAGCCAGAGGggttaaacaaaaacattttgttgTAGTTCTCACTTATGTTCGTGCTTTTAGACCATACTTGcgaactctccctgaatgtcagggagactccctgaaataggggtgatctccctcactccctgaagagtctggcattctccctgatgctgagccagtacaagacgtggttggcttcgccatctgtggcatgatgacacagttaagaaattgtccatgtattgatgcctatggaggtggccattttcatggagaccaagatttaatcaaagactgacaggtaagacaacatgacttcagtaatggagacagaaatgtaaaagacacttcagtctctagagattcattagctgcttttctttaatgcaaagttgcctactctcccggaatgtctgggggactccagcatttctgggagacctcccgggagagcagggcaacctcccgcaatagataagtggaaaggggcggggcttaatggcgcaaatatcgtgtcatcttagccccacacCCTTCTGGAATTGGCCGgcattgtgacaatcgtttaggggcagggacaaaatgatgcgatttgtcaaacCCCACCCCcgtacgcccacctcccccgggatctccctgaagccaacaaaaaaaagttgacaagtatgttttATAGTGTGATTCAGCTTTTATTGTAACGGCACAAAACTTTTATATACTTGTTGTAATCTACAGATTTTGAAGACGACATTAAATCTACCACTGTCTGCATTCGGGTGTAATTCAACCAACAACAATGCTAACCGAGAGCATCACAGTCATCAATCTGAACGACAAGGAGTTGACTGGAATACCAGCCGATATCTTCAATTATCCAGACTTGAAATGTTTGCAGCTCAACAACAATGGGATACAGCAACTACCACAGAAGTTGGGTCTTCTCCTCAAGCTGGAAATATTGTCCATCGAAGGAAACATGTTGAGATGTCTACCACCTGAAACTGGCCTTCTggctcaactgcaggctttaaaTGTAAGCCACAACCACATAACCTGTCTGCCCGATGACATCTCACACTTTCAAAACATCAGGCAGCTTTTTGTTAACCATAATAGCCTCACGCAATTGCCCTTGTCCATAGGAGGCCTCACAACCTTACAGGTCCTGGGACTGAGTGGGAACTGTCTGAGATCCTTGCCAGAGTCCGTGGCCAATCTTACAAACCTGCACGTCCTAAATCTAGACTACAACCAGATGTCTGCATTACCCAAATCCATCTTCAGGCTTCCGCAACTGGTTAAACTTTGTCTATGTGGAAACCAGATTAAAAGCTTGCCCAAAGAAATCGGGGACCTGAGAAACCTCAGAGAACTGTCACTGAGTGACAACCAGCTCACCTTTTTACCAGTCCAGATTTACAACCTGACCAACTTAGAGGAACTCATGGTGGACAATAACCGGCTAACCGGACTATCGGACAAGATCGAGCTCTTGCAGCAACTTAAAGTACTTTCTGTCGCTGATAATTTATTTCGATTCATCACCGAAAAACTCTGCAGCTGTCTCCGTATAGAAACTTTGATCATGAGCGGTAATCGGATGTGTGCCCTTCCTGCAAAGATTCACAAGCTAAACCACCTGAAGGAGTTACATATTGACCGAAACACATTGGAAGTTTTACCAGAGCAACTGGCTCATCTGAAGGGTCTGTCGCTGGTCGCCTGTGCAGAGAATCACTTGCTTTATGTTCCCATTGAACTGAAAAACTGTTTACAGATCACCAAATTAGACCTGAGTGGTAATAGATTGTCAGAGGTCCCCCAAGCTTTGTCTTCCATGGCTGCCCTGTTACATTTAAACCTCAACCATAATGAAATATTGGAAATATCCGAGACGGTCATCTACATGAGGGAGCTGAAACGTTTAGAGATGAGTCAAAATAAGCTGCAGGATTTCTCCACCAATGTGTGCGCACTCCACAATCTCATCTACTTGGATCTCGGTAGGAATGAGCTCAGCCGGATCCCACCCAATGTGTCGGAGTTGGGATCTCTGTGTGATCTTCACCTGCAGTCCAATAGGTTTACAGCTTTTCCATCTGAACTGTGCTCTTTAAAAAGTCTCCACAGGCTGAACCTGTCCGAAAACCAGATTCAATCTGTGCCTGCGAACATCACTCAGTTACAGGGACTGAAGGAGTTAAACCTGTCTAACAATAACTTTAAAGCTTTTCCAAGTGAAGTATGTGATGTTCTGTCGCTGGAAGCTCTGGTTATCAGAAACAAGAATGGACTGAAGGtaaactgtcatttttattgtaaccATTTCACTATGATACCATCTGCTGCTAGATTATTATGTTGTGTCATTATATACAGCTTAggtctatattactattattatattttatttacaaggtGCCACAGGGCTTTGAAGAGCATAATACATAGGGGTTACATTATATAACCGAATGACAGGAGTACAtacagacagggccatcttaacaacattatgggcccccgggcaaagcagtgcaccgtggcccctagatatagatatagatatagagatagatgtacttgctcagtgacccttgtaggtttttttttgcaggtttttttcttttgcaggattatttattctcaataagagctgtgcctatggggcccccttgcccgtggggcccctgggcagctgcccatcgtgcccaatggaaaagatggccctgcatacaGATAAGCACAATAATTAATGCATGGATGCAAGTAACAGGACAAATCACATGGCATACAAAACCAATTCAACATGAAACAACACAGAGACAGataggaggacagagagaagggtACACACGAGACCAGGGGCTGACTGGCCAGGGGGAggatctgccccctgggctggtaccgtactgggctaccttgggctgagccacctacatttttttttcctttaaaatattcctaatatatACCCTCAGTTGAGTAGAGGGATGGTGAGAGTGAAGCAGacaaataaagagagaaaataaagttATAATTACCAAGTTACAGTGTAATAGGACGTGAGTCGAGTCTTAACCCCctgggccaaaatttgccagcccagtATAGACATGAGACCAGACTTACCCACTTTTCAATGTTCCCCTCCCAGAGAGGAGGTGGGGTgaggatggagggggggggagtgatTTGTGGCATTTTGGCTCCTCAATTCAATGACATTACCTCAGGGGGTGCCGGGGCcttggtggtacagagtcctggtgAGTGTAATTGGTACAAGTGACAGCTGCAGCAGGTGAAGTTAGTAATTGGCAGCATCTGAGGTTGTTTGTTCAATTATGTTGTTTAACTGtgcatataataataacatgctgTGAGAAGAACACTTAGAGCCTGATTCACAGTGACAATAAGCCCAACTGCGTAGTGTAATTTTGCGGGTTTTCCCGCACTGCCGGGACGGATCTCCAGCTCTGAATACAGCGTTATACACATTCCCTCATGTGCTTACACTTCTGTTCCACTGtcaatcaggccctcagtgtagAAAACCTCCAAAGTGTATT harbors:
- the LRRD1 gene encoding leucine-rich repeat and death domain-containing protein 1; amino-acid sequence: MLTESITVINLNDKELTGIPADIFNYPDLKCLQLNNNGIQQLPQKLGLLLKLEILSIEGNMLRCLPPETGLLAQLQALNVSHNHITCLPDDISHFQNIRQLFVNHNSLTQLPLSIGGLTTLQVLGLSGNCLRSLPESVANLTNLHVLNLDYNQMSALPKSIFRLPQLVKLCLCGNQIKSLPKEIGDLRNLRELSLSDNQLTFLPVQIYNLTNLEELMVDNNRLTGLSDKIELLQQLKVLSVADNLFRFITEKLCSCLRIETLIMSGNRMCALPAKIHKLNHLKELHIDRNTLEVLPEQLAHLKGLSLVACAENHLLYVPIELKNCLQITKLDLSGNRLSEVPQALSSMAALLHLNLNHNEILEISETVIYMRELKRLEMSQNKLQDFSTNVCALHNLIYLDLGRNELSRIPPNVSELGSLCDLHLQSNRFTAFPSELCSLKSLHRLNLSENQIQSVPANITQLQGLKELNLSNNNFKAFPSEVCDVLSLEALVIRNKNGLKITALPDELCNLSNLKNLDISDNALKSIPSSIVGMTNLVGITASNNRLSCLPASITVMDGLQNIILSGNKLTSLPNDIHRLKKLKEINLDDNPMIKPPCLVCEEKQLYPIGCYLQANDIREERIMQKIFKLVSCNVLTEDFTFFCKKLQLRDEDIKVIGKKRSLQFPEKILHMLNLWKMNKQGDISPAAVSEQLIRVLVMADLHQVALKARLLQLSTRAIKI